In Cydia fagiglandana chromosome 16, ilCydFagi1.1, whole genome shotgun sequence, the following are encoded in one genomic region:
- the LOC134671925 gene encoding lysM and putative peptidoglycan-binding domain-containing protein 3 isoform X2, translated as MHGDEFTGYNMSVKKDDGQDSSEIPLHKMKSQDHFIEAQVQDGDTLQAIALRFHCSIAELKRINQIHKDNEIYARRTVKVPVTPYSVLTEIMSPPLDAAPSTSKTMPGAQSVIDNHNELLPPGSQNIDKEINGNNDFAIDCNAIVMNSTLAPAVIPYTDVEPSEPITEDTQLLPNKPRETVETVVVKELTSHGADFGMKWYHLLCCVLILGVVIPLVYVFFYLDKHDIVEIVESSTKAVLTNTSDDDLPPGHSQ; from the exons TTCTGAAATCCCCCTACACAAGATGAAGTCGCAAGATCATTTTATTGAGGCACAGGTTCAAGATGGTGACACGTTACAAGCTATTGCGTTGCGATTCCATTGTTCT ATCGCAGAATTAAAGAGAATCAACCAGATTCataaagataatgaaatatatgcAAGAAGGACTGTTAAGGTACCAGTTACTCCATACTCGGTACTCACTGAAATTATGTCACCACCTTTGGATGCCGCACCTTCAACATCTAAAACTATGCCAGGAGCACAGTCAGTAATAGATAATCACAATGAGCTTCTTCCGCCTGGTAGTCAAAATATAGATAAAGAAATAAATGGAAACAATGACTTTGCAATAGATTGCAATGCCATAGTAATGAACAGTACTCTAGCCCCAGCAGTCATCCCTTATACAGATGTAGAGCCGTCTGAACCAATCACAGAGGACACCCAACTATTGCCAAATAAACCGCGTGAAACGGTAGAAACAGTGGTTGTGAAAGAACTGACATCACATGGTGCAGATTTTGGTATGAAATGGTATCACCTACTCTGCTGCGTGCTGATACTAGGAGTTGTGATACCATTAGTTTATGTATTCTTTTATCTAGATAAGCATGATATTGTGGAAATTGTGGAATCAAGTACAAAAGCTGTGCTAACAAATACAAGTGATGATGACCTGCCACCTGGACATAGTCAATGA